Proteins encoded by one window of Blautia faecicola:
- a CDS encoding DUF6783 domain-containing protein, whose product MRAPLCGRFYPHSVDVARYAALIRIKSPTNWDSQLTKSLFQTRSSFYFLYLQILWLPDHSMLLHRTHCSYNNIFCLHL is encoded by the coding sequence CTGCGAGCCCCACTTTGTGGGAGATTTTACCCTCATTCGGTTGACGTAGCCCGCTACGCCGCCCTTATTCGGATAAAATCTCCCACAAACTGGGACTCGCAGCTCACGAAAAGCCTTTTTCAGACACGCTCTAGTTTTTATTTTCTGTACCTGCAAATCCTCTGGCTGCCAGATCATTCCATGCTTCTTCATCGAACTCATTGTTCTTATAATAATATTTTCTGTCTTCATCTGTGA
- a CDS encoding NUDIX hydrolase has translation MEYLDIVDEQGQPTGEIISRTLAHTKGIRHRTAHIWIVCRKNEHFQVLMQKRAMSKDSFPGKYDTSSAGHIQAGDEPLASGLRELAEELGIHAKPEDLAFAGCIHGSFAEEFHGKIFRDNEIAFVYVYQQPVDIETLVLQKEEVESVRWFDLEETYQNCRNRNTQFCAPVPGLEVVRRYLYR, from the coding sequence ATGGAGTATCTGGATATCGTAGATGAACAGGGACAACCGACCGGGGAAATCATTTCCCGCACCCTTGCACACACGAAAGGAATCCGCCATCGAACAGCTCATATCTGGATCGTTTGCAGGAAAAACGAACATTTTCAGGTTCTGATGCAAAAACGCGCAATGAGCAAAGATTCTTTTCCCGGAAAATACGATACGTCTTCCGCCGGTCATATTCAGGCAGGCGATGAACCACTTGCATCCGGCCTGCGGGAGCTTGCGGAAGAGCTGGGCATCCACGCCAAACCGGAGGATCTTGCATTTGCCGGATGCATCCACGGAAGTTTTGCAGAAGAATTCCACGGAAAAATCTTCCGGGACAACGAAATTGCCTTTGTCTATGTCTATCAGCAGCCTGTCGATATCGAGACACTCGTCCTGCAAAAAGAGGAGGTGGAATCGGTGCGGTGGTTTGATCTGGAAGAAACATACCAGAACTGTCGAAACCGTAACACGCAGTTTTGTGCCCCTGTCCCGGGACTCGAAGTTGTACGGCGATACCTGTACAGGTAA
- a CDS encoding glycerate kinase family protein, with translation MKVVIAIDSFKGSISSLDAGAAIREGIHRVFPEAEVLVRPLADGGEGTVEALARGMNGRIRTVTVTGPLGTPVEASYGILDASKTAIIEMSAAAGITLVDESNRNPLYTTTYGVGELIRDAVTNGCRHFIVGIGGSATNDGGIGMLQALGYDILDKNRQPVPFGASGLSQIATIHDTHVLPELKDCHFKIACDVTNPLCGPQGCSAIFGPQKGATPDMIRQMDQWLAFYASITRETYPNADPSHPGTGAAGGLGFAFLSYTNAILQSGIQIVLEETRLESCIKDADIVITGEGRLDGQTIMGKAPIGVAAIAKKYNKTVLAFSGCTTKEATLCNQHGIDAFFPILHTITTLEEAMHPETTRQNLTTTTEQVFRLIQAVQIH, from the coding sequence ATGAAAGTCGTAATCGCCATCGATTCATTTAAAGGAAGTATCAGTTCTCTGGACGCCGGAGCTGCCATCCGCGAAGGAATCCACCGGGTATTCCCAGAGGCAGAAGTGCTTGTCCGCCCTCTGGCTGACGGTGGGGAGGGAACTGTGGAGGCTCTCGCACGCGGCATGAACGGCCGGATCCGCACAGTGACCGTTACCGGTCCGCTCGGAACACCCGTAGAAGCTTCTTACGGGATTCTTGATGCTTCCAAAACTGCCATTATCGAAATGTCCGCTGCCGCCGGTATCACACTGGTGGACGAATCGAATCGGAATCCATTATATACAACCACCTACGGTGTAGGTGAACTGATCCGCGACGCCGTCACCAACGGATGCCGGCACTTCATCGTCGGCATCGGAGGAAGTGCCACAAACGACGGCGGCATCGGTATGCTTCAGGCACTCGGATACGATATTCTGGACAAAAACAGACAGCCGGTTCCCTTCGGAGCCAGCGGTCTGTCACAGATTGCAACGATCCATGACACACACGTTCTCCCGGAACTTAAAGATTGTCACTTTAAGATTGCCTGCGATGTAACAAACCCACTCTGCGGTCCACAGGGATGCAGTGCCATCTTCGGTCCGCAAAAAGGCGCAACCCCGGACATGATTCGCCAGATGGATCAATGGCTTGCCTTCTACGCCAGCATCACCCGGGAAACATACCCGAACGCTGACCCCAGCCACCCTGGCACCGGAGCCGCCGGTGGACTCGGTTTCGCCTTCCTTTCCTACACAAATGCCATCCTCCAGTCCGGCATCCAGATCGTCCTGGAAGAAACCAGATTGGAATCCTGCATCAAAGATGCTGACATCGTTATCACCGGTGAAGGCCGCCTCGATGGCCAGACCATCATGGGAAAAGCCCCCATTGGCGTCGCCGCCATCGCCAAAAAATACAACAAAACCGTCCTCGCCTTCTCCGGCTGCACCACCAAAGAAGCCACCCTCTGCAACCAGCACGGCATCGACGCCTTCTTCCCCATCCTCCACACCATAACCACCCTGGAAGAAGCCATGCACCCCGAAACCACCCGCCAAAACCTAACCACCACCACCGAACAGGTCTTCCGCCTGATCCAGGCAGTACAGATACACTAA
- a CDS encoding sugar O-acetyltransferase: protein MNNIERRDAGLPYISDAEVLEQQKPARRLTQALNTADRSDFDKIGAIVKELLGKSDGAFINPPFYCDYGFNIEVGKNFFANYNCTILDVGKVTIGDNCQMAPNVAIYTAGHPVHPDSRNSAYEYGIPVSIGDNCWIGGNSVICPGVKIGNNVIIGAGSVVIKDIPDWAIAAGNPCKVIRMITDEDRKYYYKNNEFDEEAWNDLAARGFAGTENKN from the coding sequence ATGAACAATATTGAAAGAAGAGACGCAGGACTGCCTTACATATCAGATGCTGAGGTCCTTGAACAGCAGAAACCGGCAAGAAGACTGACACAGGCGTTAAATACAGCAGATCGTTCGGACTTTGATAAGATCGGGGCGATTGTAAAAGAATTGCTGGGAAAATCAGACGGCGCTTTTATCAATCCGCCATTCTACTGTGATTATGGTTTTAACATTGAAGTGGGTAAGAACTTCTTTGCAAACTATAACTGCACGATTCTGGATGTAGGTAAAGTTACGATCGGAGATAACTGTCAGATGGCTCCGAATGTGGCAATCTATACCGCAGGTCACCCGGTGCATCCGGATTCGAGAAACAGTGCGTATGAATATGGAATTCCGGTTTCCATCGGAGATAACTGCTGGATCGGTGGCAACAGCGTGATCTGCCCGGGCGTAAAGATCGGTAACAATGTAATCATCGGTGCCGGAAGTGTCGTGATCAAAGATATCCCGGACTGGGCGATCGCAGCCGGTAATCCATGCAAAGTGATCCGTATGATCACAGATGAAGACAGAAAATATTATTATAAGAACAATGAGTTCGATGAAGAAGCATGGAATGATCTGGCAGCCAGAGGATTTGCAGGTACAGAAAATAAAAACTAG
- a CDS encoding aminopeptidase, which translates to MNENKLREYAKLIVKIGANVQKGQRVRLQAGVDQIPLVTMVTEECYKAGASYVEMFWECGEINKLHYQYASAEVLGEVPVWEEERAKQMTVDLPVRIFIDSSDPDELAGIPADLISTVSQMRQKVMKKYRDQIDGKHQWLIVAAASGKWAKKVFPDDTEDVAVEKLWDAIFDCVYLKDGEDAEKIWQAHNERMTQKANWLNEQNFKTLHYTSSNGTDFRVDLIPGAKWGSAGDINHLNRAFFVPNMPTEEVFTSPMRGECEGRLVSTKPLSRSGQVIDHFTVDFKDGRVVDCHAEVGEEVLKKMFAMDEGASMLGEVALVPKESPINQSGLMFYNTLFDENACCHVAAGRGFSEVIEGFMDMTDEEIYAKGINDSMIHMDFMVGSDDLHIVGIREDGSEVDIFVDGTWAE; encoded by the coding sequence ATGAACGAGAACAAATTAAGAGAATACGCGAAACTGATCGTAAAGATCGGAGCTAATGTACAGAAAGGACAGCGTGTCCGTTTGCAGGCAGGGGTCGATCAGATCCCATTGGTAACGATGGTGACGGAGGAGTGCTATAAAGCAGGAGCAAGTTATGTTGAGATGTTCTGGGAGTGTGGAGAAATCAACAAACTGCATTATCAGTATGCGTCAGCAGAGGTACTCGGTGAAGTACCGGTATGGGAAGAGGAGCGGGCGAAACAGATGACCGTGGATCTGCCGGTTCGTATCTTTATCGATTCTTCCGATCCAGATGAACTGGCAGGAATCCCAGCAGATCTGATTTCTACCGTCAGCCAGATGCGTCAGAAAGTCATGAAAAAATACCGTGATCAGATCGATGGTAAACATCAGTGGCTGATCGTGGCAGCAGCTTCTGGAAAATGGGCGAAAAAAGTATTTCCGGATGATACAGAGGATGTGGCAGTGGAAAAACTGTGGGATGCGATCTTTGACTGCGTATATCTGAAAGATGGTGAGGATGCGGAAAAAATCTGGCAGGCACATAACGAACGGATGACGCAGAAAGCAAATTGGTTAAATGAACAGAATTTTAAAACACTGCATTATACAAGCAGCAACGGTACGGATTTTCGTGTAGATCTGATTCCGGGAGCAAAATGGGGCAGTGCAGGAGATATCAATCATCTGAATCGTGCTTTCTTTGTTCCGAACATGCCGACAGAGGAAGTCTTCACAAGCCCGATGAGAGGAGAATGCGAAGGTCGTCTGGTTTCTACCAAACCGTTAAGCCGTTCCGGACAGGTGATCGATCATTTTACGGTTGATTTTAAGGACGGAAGAGTGGTAGACTGCCACGCAGAAGTAGGGGAAGAAGTTCTGAAGAAAATGTTTGCGATGGATGAAGGTGCTTCTATGCTTGGTGAAGTGGCACTAGTTCCGAAAGAGTCTCCGATCAACCAGTCTGGGTTAATGTTTTATAATACTTTGTTTGATGAAAATGCTTGCTGTCATGTGGCTGCCGGACGTGGATTTTCTGAGGTTATTGAAGGATTTATGGATATGACGGATGAGGAGATCTATGCGAAAGGGATTAATGATTCTATGATCCATATGGACTTTATGGTTGGCTCAGATGATCTGCATATTGTGGGGATCCGGGAAGATGGCAGTGAAGTGGATATTTTTGTGGATGGGACCTGGGCTGAGTAA
- a CDS encoding DUF6783 domain-containing protein, translated as MRVPVCGRFYPNKGGVAGYVNRMRVKSPTKWGSQIAEMIFQTRSRTEASVICQSRCFPFCILLFGRMRCRRTTNGDHDRIR; from the coding sequence CTGCGAGTCCCAGTTTGTGGGAGATTTTATCCGAATAAGGGCGGCGTAGCGGGCTACGTCAACCGAATGAGGGTAAAATCTCCCACAAAGTGGGGCTCGCAGATTGCGGAAATGATTTTTCAGACACGCTCTAGGACGGAAGCATCGGTTATCTGTCAGAGCCGATGCTTCCCTTTTTGCATTTTGCTTTTCGGCAGGATGCGATGTCGGCGAACGACGAATGGAGATCATGATAGAATCCGATGA
- a CDS encoding MYG1 family protein — protein MKTNTLLKQIRQEHASAFTHGGKFHADDVFSAALLLYLNPEITITRGNKVPEDFEGIVFDIGRGQYDHHQKDSRIRENGVAYAALGLLWEALGAEILGEELAQKFDEAFVQPLDNNDNTGEKNELAALIGNFNPTWDANGSNDEAFFQAVSVAGMILENKFERYLGNERADRRVEEILEAHERALQSGEKKENEAKILILPEFVPCQKRLSETEIAFVIFPSNRGGYCIQPQKKEYSLNYKCSFPSEWLGLENEELQKETGLVSAGFCHKGGFLLTTGTLEDAVKACEISLAEYREEPVLVNFGGGAAADELLGKLPGLQTARIIHMDYAELPELEFQGIYGEVVMEKQEWKAFVKTQVKQILKYKPEAVYVADHMFEGYPVVHALRKKHIPVLTMVEKDGQKLLVRIPSGS, from the coding sequence ATGAAAACAAATACATTATTAAAACAGATCAGACAGGAACATGCGTCTGCCTTTACCCACGGCGGAAAGTTTCATGCAGATGATGTGTTTTCTGCAGCTCTGCTGTTATATCTGAACCCGGAGATTACGATCACAAGGGGGAATAAAGTGCCGGAAGACTTCGAGGGGATTGTTTTTGATATCGGAAGAGGGCAGTACGATCATCACCAGAAAGACAGTCGGATCCGGGAGAACGGAGTTGCGTATGCTGCGCTTGGGCTTTTGTGGGAAGCACTGGGGGCAGAGATCCTGGGAGAAGAACTGGCACAGAAATTTGATGAAGCGTTTGTACAGCCATTAGATAACAACGATAATACCGGTGAGAAGAATGAACTGGCGGCGCTGATCGGAAACTTTAATCCGACCTGGGATGCCAACGGGAGCAACGACGAAGCATTTTTCCAGGCGGTCAGTGTGGCAGGGATGATTCTGGAGAATAAATTCGAGCGGTATCTGGGAAATGAACGGGCGGACAGACGGGTGGAAGAGATTCTCGAAGCGCATGAGAGAGCGTTACAGTCCGGCGAAAAGAAAGAAAACGAGGCGAAGATTCTGATTCTTCCGGAATTTGTACCGTGTCAGAAAAGACTGTCCGAGACGGAGATAGCCTTTGTGATCTTTCCGTCCAACCGGGGCGGATACTGTATCCAGCCACAGAAGAAAGAATATTCACTGAATTACAAATGCAGTTTCCCATCCGAATGGCTGGGTCTGGAAAATGAAGAATTACAGAAAGAAACAGGGCTGGTAAGTGCGGGATTCTGTCATAAAGGAGGCTTTCTGCTGACCACAGGGACGTTGGAAGATGCGGTGAAAGCATGCGAGATCAGCCTTGCAGAGTACAGGGAAGAACCGGTACTTGTGAACTTTGGTGGAGGTGCAGCGGCAGATGAACTGCTTGGAAAACTGCCGGGTCTGCAGACTGCGCGGATCATTCATATGGATTATGCGGAACTTCCGGAGCTGGAATTTCAGGGAATCTACGGGGAAGTTGTGATGGAAAAGCAGGAATGGAAAGCGTTTGTGAAAACACAGGTAAAGCAGATACTGAAATATAAACCGGAGGCGGTTTATGTGGCAGATCATATGTTTGAAGGGTATCCGGTTGTGCATGCGCTGAGAAAGAAACATATTCCGGTGCTGACGATGGTGGAAAAGGACGGACAGAAACTTCTGGTGAGAATCCCATCGGGATCATAA
- a CDS encoding nucleotidyltransferase substrate binding protein, with protein MKVLNSYVGFINDAEVWLLMLKRRNTSVHIWNEDEVNEMIILIRDSFIPAFKILTETLLEKPDEAESDRR; from the coding sequence GTGAAGGTATTGAACAGTTACGTTGGATTTATTAACGATGCAGAAGTATGGCTGCTTATGTTAAAAAGGCGTAATACATCTGTCCATATATGGAATGAAGATGAAGTGAATGAAATGATCATACTGATACGTGACAGCTTTATTCCTGCTTTCAAGATTCTTACCGAGACATTATTGGAGAAACCGGACGAAGCAGAAAGTGACCGGAGGTAG